Genomic window (Sediminispirochaeta smaragdinae DSM 11293):
GTTCTTGGTGACCCAGACACTGGCCCCCCCGATGACGGTGCCGTTTCTCGTTGCACCGTCTGGTATGGGGATAAAACCGACGCCGAGCTTGAATTTCCCTTCGACCGCCTTTGAGATATTTCCGAGGTCGGCGGTGGAGGTGATGTGAATCATCGCTTTTCCTTCCTCGAAGATGGCGTCGCTTCCGTTCCAGTCTTCAAACTTTCCTGAATAGGTGTAGAGATCATTTTTTGCAAGTTCCGCCATGAAATTGCCGATTTTCATACCTGCGGGGCTGTTGAGGTTTGTCTCGGTCGCTCGTGCGTCCCTGCCGTTGCCGTTATTCACCAGCATCGCATTCTGTTCCGACATCCACTGTTCGAAGTACCAGCCGTGGAGACACATGGAGAACTTCGCCCCCTCGACGCCTTTTGCCTTTGCCGTTTCAAGAAGTTTGATCACGTCGCTGAAGGTTGCGGGAACATAGTCGGCAGGGTAGCCTGCTTCCACAATCTTATCTTTATTAATATAGAGGACGGGAGACGAGCTGTTAAAGGGAATCGAATTGACCGTATCATTGATGGTGTAATAGTTAAGCACCGGTTTGATATAGTCGGAGGTATCAAAGGAGCCGATCTCTCCGACGGGCATAAAGATACCGGAATCGTAGGCAAGCTGGCTTCCTACCTCGAAGACCTGCACCAGATGGGGGGCTGATCCCTGCTTATCGGCAAGAATGGCTGCCTGCAGGGTATCCCGATAGCTTCCCTTTGCCTCAACCACCACCTTGTAGCCTGGATGGCCGGCGTTGAACTCATCGGCACGATCCTCTATCCACTGGGATCTTGCCGCATCTCCGAATGCATGCCAAAAATAGATCTCTTTGACCGGTTTTTCTGTTTGCGATGTTTCCTGGTTGCCTCCGGCACATACCATACCGACGGATAGGACGGCAAGGGCGAACAGGGACAGAACTCTTTTCATGGTTTCCTCCGTTTCATTCGTATGGAACGCTGATAACGTTCAAGCTATTTCCACATACCCATGTTTGCCTTCCGTCATGGCTTTGTTCCTTTCTTGTTAGTTAGGTGCAATGATCAACGAAAAAAAGCTTCCTGATTTGTACGGTTCGGCCAATAACCTTTGAAACTTCTTTCGGCATCCACTACAACGCCATGAAGTACAGGATAGACGTTATTAAGGAGCTTTTGGAGATCGAAAAATTTTCTCTCCCGGAGCTTACCAAACTGCAGTTTTCTTTGATGGCAATGGAATGGCATTGACATTTTCCGAAACGTTTGATCCCTTGTGCTTTTTATGAGCTTTCCCGTATCATTAGTCGTCCTGCGATGAGGATTTTTTCGGGGGGGGGTGGTACCAATCCCCTTTGGTAGTCGATAAGGTGATGGAATGCCCGTTCCGCAATGCTTTTACGTGAAACGCGTACCGTTGTCAGGGATGGAGAGAGCTCTTTACTTGCCGGAAGGTCGTCGAAGCCTACGAGGGCAATATCATCGGGAATTGTCAACCCAATGTCCCGGCAGGCATTCATGCAGTTGTAGGCAAGGATATCATTGGCGCACAAAAAGGCGCTCGCATGCCCGCGGTGTTTTTTGAAATAATCGGTGAGGGCCTGTTTTCCTGTTTCTCTATTGGTAGCGATTCGTACAACCATATCGTCGCTGTATGCAAGCCCGAAGAGGCGGAGGGCCGCTCTGTATGCATCTTCCCTTGCCTGGAAATTGGGACTCAGCCTATCGGCCTGGATAAAGCCGATTCGGCTATGCCCCTTATCCACAAGGTGGGATACAATTTGATAGATACTTTCGGCATTGTCGATATCGACAAAGGTCGCATTGATTCCATAGTAGCACACATCAATAAAGATCCCGTGCGGATCGATTTCGTGAAGAAGGCGAACATCTTCCCGGTAAAGCCCTGCACCGAGAAAAATCGTTCCCACACCGTTTTTTTCGGTTTCGCGACGGCCGATGGCCTTGATGTTCTCCAGCATAAAGGTCTGAATGTCCACGGTCATTCCGTGCGCCGCGGCCACAGTTGTAATGCCTTCAAGGTATTCGGCGATAAAGATGCGGTAGGTATCGTCCCAGGAGTCAGAGGACTTTAAGATCTGCACAAATCGGAGCGTTCTGCCGTCGAGGTCGGGTTCCTGTTGCTTTTGATAACCCAACTCCTGAGCAATGCGCCGGATTTCTTCGGCTTTGCTTTTGCTGACTCCCTTTTTTTTGTTGAGCGCCATAGAAACGGTGGCTATGGAAACTCCGGCTTGTCGTGCAATGTCGTCTAATGTTGCTGCCATGGTGCTCATTATATATCGATTTGTCTCTGCAAGACAACTTAAACTTTTAAGTTATTCTGCTTAAAAAATAATTGACATATGATTAAATTAGCCTTAATCTGAAGGCATCTTGGAGGTACCACATGAAAAAGCGATGTCTCAGCATGCTCATCCTTACGGTAATGGTTGCGTGTTTCGGATGGGCTGGAGGACAAAACGAGGGCCCTGTCGATACTGATACCCTTCGGGTTATTCTTATCATTCCAGGTAACCTGGGGGATAAGTCGTTCTTTGATTCTGCGAACAGGGGATTGGACTTGGTTGCCGAGGAATTCGGCGCCGAAACCAAGGTCATTGAGGCCGGGGTGGATTCCACCAAATGGGAGCCGGCCTTGTATGACGCCATCGACGGAGATTGGGACATTATTATCACCGGAAGTTCGATGACCGAGCTTCTCAATCAGGTGGCGCCCCAGTACCCCGACCAAAAGTTCATCAACTTCGATACATCGATTGTCGAAACTCCGGATAATGTCTATTCGATGTTCTATGCCACTAACGACATCGGCTTTCTTGCCGGAACGGTGGCGGCTCTGATCAGCACTGCCGATCTGCCCCTTTCCAAAGACGAGGCGACGATTGGTTTTCTGGGGGGAATGGATATTCCGGGAATCAACGATTTCCTGGTCGGCTATATCGAAGGTGCTTTAAACATCAATCCCGATATCGAGATCCTTATTTCCTATGCAGGTGACTTTAACGATCCTGCAAAGGGAAAGGAACTCTCACTTGTTCAGTACAATGCCGGAGCCGATGTTATCTACAATGTCGCAGGCGGTACAGGCCTGGGCTTGATGGATGCAGCAAAGACGGCAAACGGCTATGCGATCGGCGTCGACTCCGATCAGGCCATGCTGTTCAGGGAGAGCGATCCCGAAAAGGCGTCCCACATTGTTACCTCGACGATCAAGCGAATCGATCAGTCCGTACTTCGGGCCGTCTCTCTTGCCCAGTCCGGGGAGCTCCCATTCGGTACCCATGAGGTTCTCGGTGTCAAAGAGGGGGGCGTCGGTCTTGCAAAGAATGAGTTTTACGATGCTGTAATGAGCGATGAGCTGAAGGCCAGGGTCGAAGCGGTTACCCAGGAGCTGATCGAGGGGGAGATTGTAGTTTCTTCCGCCTTCGGCATGGAATCAGAACAGATCAACGCCCTCAGGGAGCGTGTTTCACGGAGATAGCGGGCAGCGAACGATGGAACCGGCACTTGTTTTAGAGGGAATCACCAAGGTTTATCCAGGGGTTGTGGCCAACCGTAACATCTCGTTTTCTCTTAACGAGGGTGAGATCCATGCGATCTGCGGAGAAAATGGTGCAGGAAAGTCCACCCTCATGAAGATTATCTTCGGCATGGAGCAGCCTTCGGAGGGCAGGATCTTCCTGAAAGGGGAGGAAGTGCACATTCGTTCCCCCCAGGATGCCATCGACCTTGGCATAGGAATGGTGCATCAACATTTCATGCTGGTTCCATCCTTTACCGTTGCGGAGAATTTGGTGCTGGGTATGGAACCGTCCCGGTATACCAAGCTCGATAAAAGTAAAGCCATCGAGGCGACCAGGAAGGTCGCCGAACAGTTTGAACTAAAGGTTACTCCGGAAGCCCGGGTCGAGGATATCGGTGTGGGCATGATGCAGAAACTTGAAATCCTCAAGGCCCTTTACCGCGGTGCCCGCATCCTGATCCTGGATGAACCTACCGCGGTCCTTACCCCCCAAGAGACGGATGAACTCTTTGAACAGCTGCTTTTGCTGAAAAAACGGGGCCATACCATCGTTTTTATCTCGCACAAGCTGAAGGAAGTGAAACAGATCAGCGACCGGATCACCGTGATCAGAAAGGGAGAGGTCGCCGGAAGGTTTCTGACCTCGCAGGTCGATGAGCGGGAAATCTCCGAAGCGATGATCGGAAAGCTTATGGGCGGCGGTGCACATCGGGAGCACGTTCATCCTGGTCGGCAGGCTTTGCGTGCGGATTCGCTGACCCTTCTGGATGAGAACGGCCGGCCGGTGCTTCGAAACCTCTCCTTTTCGTTACGTGAGGGGGAAATTCTTGGCGTGGCGGGTGTTGAAGGCAATGGTCAGCGTGAGCTTATCGAGCTTATTACCGGCCAGCGCAGACTCCAGGAAGGTTCTCTTTCCTATGGGGAAAAAGAGCTACGTCCCCGGAGTATCGGCCAGGTTCGCTCCCTCGGCCTTGCCTATATTCCCGAGGATCGTATGAGAAACGGATGTGCCACCGGCGGCACCATATGGGAAAATCTCATAACCAATCGTCTTTCAGACAAACGCTTTTCCCGCCGATCATGGTTGCGCAAACGGGAGATCGAAAACGACAGCAGAAGACTGGTCGGAGAATACGATATTCGCTGTTCCTCAATCTCCGACAATGTGGGGCAGCTTTCGGGGGGGAATATCCAAAAGGTGGTTGTCGCACGGGAATGTGCTTCCGATCCTTCCATCCTGGTGGCCGATCAGCCGACCCGGGGAGTGGATATCAATTCAGCCGAACAAATCCACCGGAAAATCATTGAGATGAGCCGAAACCGGACCGCGGTGCTCCTGGTTTCCGCCGACCTGGGAGAACTCCTTGATCTCTGTACAAGCTTGATTGTCCTTTTTAACGGAGAGATTACCGCACGCTT
Coding sequences:
- a CDS encoding ABC transporter substrate-binding protein, whose protein sequence is MKRVLSLFALAVLSVGMVCAGGNQETSQTEKPVKEIYFWHAFGDAARSQWIEDRADEFNAGHPGYKVVVEAKGSYRDTLQAAILADKQGSAPHLVQVFEVGSQLAYDSGIFMPVGEIGSFDTSDYIKPVLNYYTINDTVNSIPFNSSSPVLYINKDKIVEAGYPADYVPATFSDVIKLLETAKAKGVEGAKFSMCLHGWYFEQWMSEQNAMLVNNGNGRDARATETNLNSPAGMKIGNFMAELAKNDLYTYSGKFEDWNGSDAIFEEGKAMIHITSTADLGNISKAVEGKFKLGVGFIPIPDGATRNGTVIGGASVWVTKNHPEDELTAARDFVLFMTNTENMVSWHKLTGYYPVRNSSVEALKQEGWFDSDANQIVAFNQLLQTKSNKASAGALAGTLTDNRTIIETSLQKILQGADVKSALDEAKILSDTKLKEYNANF
- a CDS encoding LacI family DNA-binding transcriptional regulator, whose product is MAATLDDIARQAGVSIATVSMALNKKKGVSKSKAEEIRRIAQELGYQKQQEPDLDGRTLRFVQILKSSDSWDDTYRIFIAEYLEGITTVAAAHGMTVDIQTFMLENIKAIGRRETEKNGVGTIFLGAGLYREDVRLLHEIDPHGIFIDVCYYGINATFVDIDNAESIYQIVSHLVDKGHSRIGFIQADRLSPNFQAREDAYRAALRLFGLAYSDDMVVRIATNRETGKQALTDYFKKHRGHASAFLCANDILAYNCMNACRDIGLTIPDDIALVGFDDLPASKELSPSLTTVRVSRKSIAERAFHHLIDYQRGLVPPPPEKILIAGRLMIRESS
- a CDS encoding BMP family ABC transporter substrate-binding protein — translated: MKKRCLSMLILTVMVACFGWAGGQNEGPVDTDTLRVILIIPGNLGDKSFFDSANRGLDLVAEEFGAETKVIEAGVDSTKWEPALYDAIDGDWDIIITGSSMTELLNQVAPQYPDQKFINFDTSIVETPDNVYSMFYATNDIGFLAGTVAALISTADLPLSKDEATIGFLGGMDIPGINDFLVGYIEGALNINPDIEILISYAGDFNDPAKGKELSLVQYNAGADVIYNVAGGTGLGLMDAAKTANGYAIGVDSDQAMLFRESDPEKASHIVTSTIKRIDQSVLRAVSLAQSGELPFGTHEVLGVKEGGVGLAKNEFYDAVMSDELKARVEAVTQELIEGEIVVSSAFGMESEQINALRERVSRR
- a CDS encoding ABC transporter ATP-binding protein; the protein is MEPALVLEGITKVYPGVVANRNISFSLNEGEIHAICGENGAGKSTLMKIIFGMEQPSEGRIFLKGEEVHIRSPQDAIDLGIGMVHQHFMLVPSFTVAENLVLGMEPSRYTKLDKSKAIEATRKVAEQFELKVTPEARVEDIGVGMMQKLEILKALYRGARILILDEPTAVLTPQETDELFEQLLLLKKRGHTIVFISHKLKEVKQISDRITVIRKGEVAGRFLTSQVDEREISEAMIGKLMGGGAHREHVHPGRQALRADSLTLLDENGRPVLRNLSFSLREGEILGVAGVEGNGQRELIELITGQRRLQEGSLSYGEKELRPRSIGQVRSLGLAYIPEDRMRNGCATGGTIWENLITNRLSDKRFSRRSWLRKREIENDSRRLVGEYDIRCSSISDNVGQLSGGNIQKVVVARECASDPSILVADQPTRGVDINSAEQIHRKIIEMSRNRTAVLLVSADLGELLDLCTSLIVLFNGEITARFEDISDLDEKELGFYMLGIKRQGGVS